The Eleftheria terrae genome has a window encoding:
- a CDS encoding IS5 family transposase yields MRGPDTFTESLFSVKKLDDFVPATHPLRAIRAMVNDALSELEDMFADMYEDAAKGGRPSIAPQKLLRAMLLQVLYSVRSERLLMEQVQYNLLFRWFIGLSMDDNVWVPTVFSKNRQRLIEHDAVVAFFNEVLAQAERKNWLSKEHFSVDGTLIQAWASHKSFVPKKAGDDDAGGGSSNDGSDFRGQPRSNDTHESKTDPDSRLYRKGKTASEMRFMGHTLMDNRHGLIVNAVVTQADGYAERAAARAMINDARQVNPEAEITLGADKGYDAAQFIAELQQLKVEPHVAQNKSGRRSAVPDEIAQTDGYALSMQCRKRIEQAFGWAKTIGSIRQLMVRGLKKVDQLFVLNRACPIFCV; encoded by the coding sequence ATGCGCGGTCCCGACACCTTCACCGAGAGCCTGTTCAGCGTCAAGAAGCTGGACGACTTCGTGCCGGCCACGCATCCGCTGCGGGCGATACGCGCGATGGTCAACGACGCGCTGAGCGAGCTTGAGGACATGTTCGCCGACATGTATGAGGACGCCGCCAAGGGCGGGCGTCCGAGCATCGCCCCGCAGAAGCTGCTACGGGCGATGTTGCTGCAGGTGCTGTACTCGGTGCGCTCGGAGCGACTGCTGATGGAGCAAGTGCAATACAACTTGCTGTTTCGCTGGTTCATCGGCCTATCGATGGACGACAACGTGTGGGTGCCCACGGTATTCAGCAAGAACCGACAGCGCTTGATCGAGCACGATGCGGTGGTCGCGTTCTTCAACGAAGTGCTGGCGCAAGCCGAGCGCAAGAACTGGCTGTCCAAGGAACACTTCAGTGTGGACGGCACGCTGATCCAGGCGTGGGCCAGCCACAAGAGCTTTGTGCCCAAGAAGGCCGGTGACGACGACGCGGGCGGTGGCAGCAGCAACGATGGCAGCGACTTCCGGGGCCAGCCGCGCAGCAACGACACGCACGAATCGAAGACCGATCCAGACAGCCGCCTGTATCGCAAGGGCAAGACTGCCAGCGAGATGCGCTTCATGGGCCACACGCTGATGGACAACCGGCACGGCCTGATCGTCAATGCCGTGGTCACTCAGGCAGACGGCTATGCCGAGCGGGCGGCGGCCCGGGCCATGATCAACGATGCCCGGCAGGTCAACCCCGAGGCGGAGATCACGCTGGGTGCAGACAAGGGCTACGACGCGGCGCAGTTCATCGCCGAGTTGCAGCAGCTCAAGGTCGAGCCTCATGTGGCGCAGAACAAGTCTGGGCGTCGCTCGGCGGTGCCCGATGAGATCGCCCAGACCGACGGGTACGCGTTGTCGATGCAATGCCGCAAGCGCATCGAGCAGGCCTTCGGGTGGGCCAAGACCATCGGCTCGATCCGGCAGCTGATGGTGCGCGGACTCAAGAAGGTGGACCAGTTGTTCGTGCTGAACAGGGCCTGTCCGATTTTTTGTGTGTGA
- a CDS encoding IS256 family transposase — protein sequence MPSKKKPPAAALPTIPKELVDQFVKGPMSAEAVQAASMAFKKALIERALGAELSHHLGYPPGAAKPEDAGNQRNGASAKTVQTEDGPLRIEVPRDREGSFEPVLIPKHERRFTGFDDKIVAMYARGMTVREIQGFLAEQYGTEVSPEFISSVTDAVMSEVTAWQSPPLEPMYPVVFFDALRVKIREDAVVRNKAIYLALGVLPDGSRDILGLWIEGTEGAKFWLKVFNDLKTRGVGDILIAVTDALKGIGEALGAVFPATTLQTCIVHLIRNSLDFASWKDRKQLAAALKPIYTAVSAEAAAHELDAFEAGPWGTKFPTVVAAWRRNWDRVIPFFAFAPAVRRVIYTTNAIESVHARLRKIIKTRGHFPSDDAATKLIWLALRNITADWGRAAKEWREAMNQFAIAYGDRFIKTAA from the coding sequence ATGCCAAGCAAGAAGAAGCCGCCGGCGGCGGCGCTGCCGACGATCCCGAAGGAGCTCGTGGACCAGTTCGTCAAGGGCCCGATGAGTGCCGAGGCGGTTCAGGCCGCCTCAATGGCGTTCAAGAAGGCTTTGATCGAGCGCGCGCTGGGCGCGGAGCTGTCGCACCACTTGGGCTACCCGCCTGGGGCTGCGAAGCCCGAAGACGCCGGCAACCAGCGCAACGGCGCCAGCGCCAAGACCGTGCAGACCGAGGATGGGCCGCTGCGCATCGAGGTGCCGCGCGACCGCGAAGGCAGCTTCGAGCCGGTTCTGATCCCCAAGCACGAGCGCCGCTTCACCGGCTTTGACGACAAGATCGTCGCAATGTACGCCCGTGGCATGACGGTGCGTGAGATCCAGGGGTTCCTTGCTGAGCAATACGGCACCGAGGTGTCACCGGAGTTCATCAGCTCGGTCACCGACGCCGTCATGTCAGAGGTCACCGCTTGGCAGAGCCCGCCGCTGGAGCCGATGTACCCGGTGGTGTTTTTCGACGCCCTACGGGTCAAGATCCGAGAGGATGCGGTGGTGCGCAACAAGGCCATCTACCTCGCGCTTGGGGTGCTGCCCGACGGCAGCCGCGACATCCTGGGGTTATGGATCGAGGGAACCGAGGGCGCCAAGTTCTGGCTCAAGGTCTTCAACGATCTGAAGACCCGCGGGGTGGGCGACATCCTGATCGCCGTCACTGACGCGCTCAAGGGCATTGGCGAGGCCTTGGGGGCGGTGTTCCCCGCGACCACGCTGCAGACCTGCATCGTGCACCTGATCCGCAACAGCCTGGACTTCGCCAGCTGGAAGGACCGCAAACAGCTGGCCGCTGCGCTCAAGCCCATCTACACCGCCGTCAGTGCTGAAGCGGCGGCGCACGAACTGGATGCCTTTGAAGCTGGGCCGTGGGGCACGAAGTTCCCGACGGTGGTCGCCGCCTGGCGTCGCAACTGGGACCGAGTGATTCCCTTCTTTGCCTTTGCACCAGCGGTGCGCCGGGTTATCTACACCACCAACGCCATAGAGAGCGTTCACGCCCGACTGCGCAAGATCATCAAGACGCGCGGGCATTTCCCCAGCGACGATGCCGCCACCAAACTGATCTGGCTGGCGCTGCGCAACATCACTGCCGATTGGGGACGCGCTGCCAAGGAATGGCGCGAGGCCATGAACCAGTTCGCGATCGCCTACGGCGACCGCTTCATCAAGACCGCCGCTTAA